A window of Cottoperca gobio chromosome 16, fCotGob3.1, whole genome shotgun sequence contains these coding sequences:
- the LOC115021444 gene encoding CCN family member 3-like, which yields MTNLSERALFVFFTAQVFTLVWSQACPRRCLCPKEPPMCFPGVPLILDDCACCLVCARQKGQFCSEMNPCDTRKGLQCEYTADVHKRIGICAAHEGDVCVLDGSVYQNGQTFFPSCKYQCFCRDGQITCMPRCNLDVMLPGPDCPMPRRVQVPGECCEKWVCEPQAEASALGGFAMAAYRQEDTVSFDSFDPSLNCIEQTTEWGACSQSCGMGVSTRVTNKNHRCEMVKQSRLCMIRPCDDQQDQTQLTQLAQRKSSKCQRMVRSDTAVHLSYKNCTSVQAYKPRYCGTCTDSRCCTPHRTKTALVEFQCANRKATRRPVMVILTCACHSHCPRDNAVWQPSELGYSGYRS from the exons ATGACCAACCTGTCGGAGAGAGCTCTTTTCGTCTTCTTTACAGCACAG GTGTTTACACTAGTCTGGTCCCAGGCGTGTCCTCGGAGATGCCTGTGCCCTAAGGAGCCCCCCATGTGTTTCCCCGGGGTGCCTTTAATCTTAGATGACTGCGCCTGCTGCCTGGTGTGTGCCCGTCAGAAAGGGCAGTTCTGCTCTGAAATGAATCCCTGTGACACACGGAAAGGGCTGCAGTGTGAATACACCGCCGACGTCCACAAGCGCATCGGTATCTGTGCCG CTCATGagggagatgtgtgtgttttggacgGTTCTGTGTATCAGAACGGCCAGACCTTCTTCCCCAGCTGTAAGTACCAGTGTTTTTGCAGGGATGGGCAGATCACCTGCATGCCGCGCTGCAACTTGGACGTGATGCTGCCCGGGCCGGACTGCCCCATGCCGCGCAGGGTCCAGGTGCCTGGAGAGTGCTGCGAGAAGTGGGTGTGTGAGCCCCAGGCTGAGGCCAGTGCACTGGGCGGCTTTGCCATGGCGG CCTATCGTCAGGAGGACACAGTGAGCTTTGACAGTTTTGACCCCAGCCTGAACTGCATTGAGCAGACCACAGAGTGGGGCGCCTGCTCTCAATCCTGCGGCATGGGGGTGTCCACCAGGGTGACCAATAAGAACCATCGGTGTGAGATGGTGAAGCAGAGCCGGCTGTGCATGATCAGACCTTGTGACGACCAGCAGGACCAGACGCAGCTGACACAGCTTGCACAGAGG AAAAGCAGTAAGTGTCAGAGGATGGTGAGGAGCGACACAGCCGTACACCTCTCCTACAAGAACTGCACCAGCGTCCAGGCCTACAAGCCTCGCTACTGTGGCACCTGCACAGACAGCCGCTGCTGTACCCCCCACAGAACCAAGACCGCGCTGGTGGAGTTCCAGTGTGCCAACCGTAAAGCCACCAGGAGACCGGTCATGGTGATCCTGACCTGTGCCTGCCACAGCCACTGCCCCAGAGACAACGCTGTGTGGCAGCCATCAGAGCTGGGATACAGTGGTTACAGGTCATAA